The following are encoded together in the Cervus elaphus chromosome 30, mCerEla1.1, whole genome shotgun sequence genome:
- the SPRY2 gene encoding protein sprouty homolog 2 gives MEARAQSGSGSQPLLQAPRDSGRQRGEPDPRDALPQQVHVLSLDQIRAIRNTNEYTEGPTVLPRAGLKPAPRPTAQHKHERLHGLPEPRQPARPQHPPARAPLARSISTVSSGSRSSTRTSTSSNSSEQRLLGSSFSSGPLADRIIRVQPKSELKPGELKPLSKEDVGLHAYKCEDCGKCKCKECTYPRPLPSDWICDKQCLCSAQNVIDYGTCVCCVKGLFYHCSNDDEDNCADNPCSCSQSHCCTRWSAMGVMSLFLPCLWCYLPAKGCLKLCQGCYDRVNRPGCRCKNSNTVCCKVPAVPPRNFEKPT, from the coding sequence ATGGAGGCCAGAGCTCAGAGTGGCAGCGGGTCGCAGCCGTTGCTGCAGGCACCCCGTGACAGTGGCCGGCAGCGTGGGGAGCCCGACCCCAGGGACGCCCTCCCCCAGCAGGTACACGTGCTGTCTCTGGATCAGATCAGGGCCATCCGGAACACGAATGAGTACACGGAGGGGCCCACCGTGCTCCCCAGAGCTGGCCTCAAGCCTGCTCCTCGCCCCACAGCCCAGCACAAACACGAAAGACTCCACGGGCTGCCTGAGCCCCGCCAGCCCGCCCGGCCCCAGCACCCGCCGGCCAGGGCCCCTCTGGCCCGGTCCATCAGCACAGTCAGCTCGGGCTCTCGCAGCAGCACGAGGACAAGTACTAGCAGCAACTCCTCCGAACAGAGGCTCCTAGGATCCTCCTTCTCCTCGGGGCCTCTGGCAGACAGGATCATCCGGGTGCAGCCCAAGTCGGAGCTCAAGCCAGGTGAGCTGAAGCCGCTGAGCAAGGAAGATGTAGGGCTGCACGCCTACAAGTGTGAGGACTGCGGCAAGTGCAAGTGCAAGGAGTGCACCTACCCGAGGCCTCTGCCGTCAGACTGGATCTGCGACAAGCAGTGCCTTTGCTCGGCCCAGAACGTGATCGACTACGGGACGTGCGTGTGCTGTGTGAAGGGTCTCTTCTATCACTGTTCCAACGACGACGAGGACAACTGTGCGGACAACCCGTGCTCTTGTAGCCAGTCTCACTGCTGTACACGTTGGTCAGCCATGGGCGTCATGTCCCTCTTTCTGCCTTGCTTATGGTGTTACCTGCCAGCCAAGGGTTGCCTTAAATTGTGCCAGGGGTGTTATGACCGGGTGAACAGGCCCGGATGCCGttgtaaaaattcaaacacagttTGCTGCAAAGTTCCCGCTGTCCCACCCAGGAACTTTGAAAAACCAACATAG